In a single window of the Necator americanus strain Aroian chromosome X, whole genome shotgun sequence genome:
- a CDS encoding hypothetical protein (NECATOR_CHRX.G24150.T1) yields the protein MWRVSTAPLLLVAVLSSATDLEEQVYDLPGGEYTEYASLLDTIPQSQHISSKRVDMDSDMPGVFRFGKREDHVKKSVPGVLRFGKRSNKKSVPGVLRFGKRSVPHVLLLGKRGADVFRFGKRNNGNMISFPVLVKKSVPGMLRFGK from the exons ATGTGGCGGGTGTCGACTGCTCCCCTTCTTCTTGTCGCAGTTCTATCAAGCGCAACCGATTTAGAGGAACAAG TTTACGACCTCCCTGGAGGAGAATACACGGAATATGCAAGCTTGTTGGATACTATACCACAGTCACAACATATCTCGTCCAAACGAG TAGATATGGACAGTGACATGCCAGGAGTATTTCGATTTGGGAAGCGCGAAGATCatgtgaaaaaaagtgttcctgGAGTCCTTCGCTTTGGAAAACGATCCAATAAGAAAAGCGTGCCAG GTGTCCTTCGATTCGGAAAGCGGAGTGTTCCACATGTGTTGCTGCTCGGAAAAAGAGGAGCTGATGTTTTCAG ATTTGGAAAGCGGAACAACGGTAACATGATTTCTTTTCCGGTACTCGTAAAGAAGAGTGTTCCTGGTATGCTTCGTTttggaaaataa
- a CDS encoding hypothetical protein (NECATOR_CHRX.G24150.T2) produces the protein MWRVSTAPLLLVAVLSSATDLEEQVYDLPGGEYTEYASLLDTIPQSQHISSKRVDMDSDMPGVFRFGKREDHVKKSVPGVLRFGKRSNKKSVPGVLRFGKRSVPHVLLLGKRGADVFRFGKRNNVNRCSTSNVPS, from the exons ATGTGGCGGGTGTCGACTGCTCCCCTTCTTCTTGTCGCAGTTCTATCAAGCGCAACCGATTTAGAGGAACAAG TTTACGACCTCCCTGGAGGAGAATACACGGAATATGCAAGCTTGTTGGATACTATACCACAGTCACAACATATCTCGTCCAAACGAG TAGATATGGACAGTGACATGCCAGGAGTATTTCGATTTGGGAAGCGCGAAGATCatgtgaaaaaaagtgttcctgGAGTCCTTCGCTTTGGAAAACGATCCAATAAGAAAAGCGTGCCAG GTGTCCTTCGATTCGGAAAGCGGAGTGTTCCACATGTGTTGCTGCTCGGAAAAAGAGGAGCTGATGTTTTCAG ATTTGGAAAGCGGAACAACG taaacag GTGCAGTACGAGCAATGTCCCTTCTTGA
- a CDS encoding hypothetical protein (NECATOR_CHRX.G24151.T1), with product MIISYLARIVLLLPDLSASDNDRLLSIAQSSYTRKNANRVDFNLRVNSTSDLLHNNYVSSSPTQSHRLNLQMDRSQSWAPLGKMHKQFSDNTCISVNDTQRKHLLQLHAQQHFLTRQILKDTIVSMQ from the exons ATGATAATTTCCTATCTGGCGAGGATTGTACTGTTATTGCCAGACCTCTCGGCATCCGACAATGACCGTCTTCTTAGTATTGCCCAGTCCTCATATActagaaaaaatgcaaatcgAGTGGACTTCAATTTACGAGTCAACTCAACATCGGATCTACTCCACAATAACTATGTGAGCAGCTCACCGACACAATCACACA GGCTCAATCTTCAAATGGATCGTTCGCAAAGTTGGGCTCCTTTAGGGAAAATGCATAAGCAGTTCTCGGACAACACCTGCATTTCAGTAAATGACACACAACGGAAACATCTTCTGCAG CTGCATGCGCAGCAACACTTCCTTACACGTCAGATTCTGAAGGACACGATTGTGAGTAtgcaatag
- a CDS encoding hypothetical protein (NECATOR_CHRX.G24152.T1) has translation MAICTYNARTLASEAAIEDLMMQAKKIKYDVIGLTETRRRHPLNAVYETGEELFLGTCDSRGVGGVGVLVNTSMAKKIDPFEQLTTRIGRLRMRRCGPIPALTIFVVYAPTSSYEEEVEAFYMDLEKFYQEDHAFCKVIIGDFNAKVGPRRTPEELHIGTHGLQWNDQGERLSEFIMTTKTIHGNSQFQKPSSLRWTWESPGGGYRNEIDHIIVNKRFCLTDVGVVPKFYMG, from the coding sequence atggcgatctgtacttataacgcacgtacgcttgcatcggaagcggccatcgaagatctgatgatgcaagccaagaagatcaagtacgacgtcatcggactgaccgagacgagacgacgtcaccctctcaacgccgtatatgaaactggagaagaactgttcttaggaacatgcgacagtagaggtgttggtggagttggcgtcctcgtcaacacgagtatggcaaagaagaTCGAcccttttgaacaacttacgacccgaatcggacgtctgcggatgagaagatgtggcccaataccagctttgactatcttcgtcgtttacgctccaacatcaagctacgaagaagaagtcgaagctttctatatggacctggagaagttctaccaagaagatcatgccttctgcaaggtcataattggcgatttcaacgctaaggttggcccaagaagaacgccggaggaacttcacatcgggacccacggcctacaatggaatgaccagggagagaggctctccgagttcatcatgacgactaagaccatccatgggaactcgcaatttcagaagccctcttctttacgctggacgtgggagtcacccggtggagggtaccgtaatgaaatagaccacatcatcgtcaataaaaggttctgcctgacggacgtcggtgttgtaccaaagttctatatgGGAtag
- a CDS encoding hypothetical protein (NECATOR_CHRX.G24153.T1) — protein sequence MDNIDEEYERLVEHLHDCAKKAESFKTTKRRLSLETLELTRQRGAARAAGNQELTSELARLCREAIKEDLKERRAEVLAEAAEAGKSIRYARRDFASRKTRMTAFRNPKGTAIASRRGMEKIIYDFYSDLFDSHVHLPPHHLREDGQVIPEVLSSEIRHAIMSVRNRTAPDPVRIRPEHLKSLPPVLINTLARLFTCYLSECKVPKQWKTSKTVLLYKKGDPYDIGNYRPICLLSVIYKLFTRVILNRIEKVLDEGQPCEQAGFRKGFSTIDHNHTVSKLIEVSREYKMPLCLTFIDLKKAFDSVETEAVVEALDNQGVPTQYIKVPRELYNNFTTIRHSKRTSSLT from the coding sequence atggacaacatcgacgaggaatatgaacggcttgtcgaacaccttcacgactgcgcgaagaaggcggagagttttaaaaccaccaagaggcgcctgtctcttgaaactcttgagctgacacgccagcgtggagcagcacgagccgcagggaaccaagaactcacgtccgagctcgcaaggctttgccgagaggcgataaaggaagaccttaaagagagaagagcagaagtgctggctgaagctgcagaggcggggaaaagcatccgctatgcccgtcgagacttcgccagtcgcaagacgaggatgactgctttccgaaacccaaagggaacagccattgcatcgagaagggggatggagaaaatcatctacgacttctactctgatctcttcgacagccatgtccacttgcctcctcaccatctgagggaagatggacaagtcattccagaggttctctcgtccgaaatacgacatgctatcatgtcggtaagaaatcgtacggcacccgatCCCgtcagaataagaccagaacacctgaagagccttccgcctgtactcatcaacaccctggcgaggctctttacatgttatctgtcggaatgcaaggttcctaaacagtggaagaccagcaagactgtgttgttgtataaaaagggagatccatatgacatcggcaactatcgcccaatctgcctactgtccgtcatttacaagctctttacaagagtaatccttaataggattgaaaaagtcttggatgaaggacagccatgcgagcaagcagggtttcgaaaaggattcagcacgattgaccacaatcacactgtttcgaaactcatcgaagtatcacgagagtacaaaatgccgctctgtctcaccttcatcgacttgaagaaggccttcgactcagttgagacggaagcggtcgtggaagccttggacaaccaaggcgtccctactcagtacataaaggtacctCGAGAGTTGTACAATAACTTCACGACCATTCGCCATTCtaaaagaacatcatcattgacgtga
- a CDS encoding hypothetical protein (NECATOR_CHRX.G24154.T1): MRKLEWDDMGVKVDGRQLHHLRFADDIVLVTPSISQAERMLTEFDETCGCIGLQLNLQKTMFMRNGWVSDAPFTLNGTNISECTSYVYLGRELNMMNDLTLELGRRRAAWGAYKSIENVVKKTNNTRLRAHLFNITVLPALTYASKTWTFRK; the protein is encoded by the coding sequence atgcgaaagttggaatgggacgacatgggagtgaaggttgatggtcggcagctacaccatttgcgctttgctgatgacatcgtactggtaacacctagcatcagccaagcggaacgaatgctgaccgaattcgacgaaacatgtggatgcatcggtcttcagctgaatctacaaaagacgatgttcatgcggaacggatgggtctcggatgccccattcacgctcaacggaacgaacatatccgagtgcaccagctacgtttatctgggtcgggaactgaacatgatgaacgacctgaccctcgagctgggcagaagaagagcggcttggggagcgtacaagagcatcgagaatgtagtgaagaagaccaacaACACCCGACTCCGTGCACACCTCTTCAACatcaccgtacttcctgctttgacctatgcttcgaaaACGTGGACATTTcgcaagtag
- a CDS encoding hypothetical protein (NECATOR_CHRX.G24155.T1) has translation MLGVSRFTQVRDGIRSSLLRQRSKIRDAAAFAKESKIRWAGHVMRFNDNRWTRAVSDWVPRDIKRTTGRPPTRWSDFFTKSLKEKYDALRVPRERRNHWATLARDRDKWKNYWRPLDQFEDQRESR, from the coding sequence atgctaggagtatcccgtttcacgcaagtgagggacgggattcgaagttctctcctacgtcagcgatcgaagattagagacgccgccgcgtttgccaaggaaagtaaaataaggtgggccggacacgtgatgcgctttaatgacaaccgttggaccagagccgtgagcgactgggttccccgcgatattaagcgcactacaggaagaccgccgacccgatggtcagatttcttcacgaagtccttgaaagaaaaatatgatgctcttcgtgtcccacgcgaaaggaggaaccactgggctactctggcacgcgatcgggacaaatggaagaattactggcgcccgctcgaccagttcgaagatcaacgggagtcaaggtga
- a CDS encoding hypothetical protein (NECATOR_CHRX.G24157.T1), with product MWVSLRSSTGIRVDGLPIKLVNYFCYLGSMVNNDGSYERDIQKRCAKANLAFNSWTKCLWSESAPIANEVKLQVYLSAIRPIMYRVRQEYSKPLQRLLGYSWPLVCHNEELYSEVDMVCRRMTCEKRQHLGRPSEIVMENRPRFFGHVMRRPSGRLVQIVLRMLLDLNWKRLPGRKRKF from the exons ATGTGGGTCTCCTTGAGATcctcaacgggaatcagggtggatggACTACCTATCAAACTCGTGAATTacttctgttatttgggcaGTATGGTGAATaacgatggcagctacgagagagatattcagaaaagatgcgctaaagctaaCTTGGCATTCAACTCATGGACCAAGTGCCTGTGGTCGGAGTCGGCtcccatcgccaacgaagtcaagctacAAGTCTACCTTTCCGCGATTCGTCCTATCATGTATCGAGTGCGGCAAGAGTATTCGAAGCCTCtaca acgactGTTAGGCTATTCTTGGCCGTtggtgtgccataacgaagaactttattcggaagtggatatggtgtGCCGGCGGATGACATGTGAAAAACGTCAACACCTTGGTCGGCCTTCTGAAATAGTCATGGAAAACCGTCcccgcttctttggtcacgttatgaggAGACCGTCTGGTCGTCTTGTCCAAATAGTTCTGAGGATGCTTCTAGATCTTAATTGGAAAAGGCTTCCTGGTCGTAAACGAAAGTTCTGA
- a CDS encoding hypothetical protein (NECATOR_CHRX.G24158.T1), whose product MSREIRGCLRKAGLQNDVRVVEIPPTNLKGQLNTFIKDRPLVIIDNCTIYCSDANERKVGGPAIAVGNYYNNLVEGFGSTSRCAFVRLRDRRGLKLWIVSAHTSTETAEDHKKDAFYDELSILISKIPSQQAVTVEIAMNEMQRWDLNNNPMCLENAPRKKFAFASAETKSTYSSVCVARASGDFSQEKRLKRRKRRQLRSRERMDVKSEGV is encoded by the exons ATGAGCAGAGAGATACGGGgttgtctacgaaaagcgggtctacagaatgacgtgagagttgtggaaatacctccaacgAATCTCAagggtcagctg AACACATTTATCAAGGATCGCCCTCTCGTCATTATCGACAATTGCACCATCTACTGCAGCGATgcaaatgaaaggaaagtaggaggcCCCGCAATAGCTGTTGGGAACTATtataacaacctggtggaggggTTTGGATCAACgtcaagatgcgcctttgtacgattgcgggatcgcagaggactcaaactctggatcgtaagtgctcataCATCTACGGAGACCGCAGAGGACCACAAGAAGGAcgcgttttatgatgaactcagtaTCCTGATATCCAAAATACCAAGTCAGCAGGCGGTAACTGTCGAAATTGCAATGAATgaaatgcaaagatgggacctgaacaacaatccgatgtgcttggaaaatg CACCGAGGAAGAAgttcgcctttgcatctgcggagacaaaatccacgtacagtTCTGTATGTGTTGCCCGCGCTAGTGGTGACTTCAGCCAGGAGAAGCGTCTGAAAAGGAGAAAGCGTCGTCAGCTGAGATCACGGgaacgaatggacgtcaagagcgaaggtgtttga
- a CDS encoding hypothetical protein (NECATOR_CHRX.G24159.T1) → MTLINECLNCSIFRWSGQYYRQLRGLAMGQRLAPTLAIVFMAKIEKPIIDRKPLLYYRYIDDCCVFCSKQAELDTCFNLLDQQCPNIRFTRERPIDNWLAFLNVHIYLRNGICETKWYRKPSSKNILIHYLSAQPSKMKKSVIGNMYRTAARVLSSSQEKTWSVNLAHKVAISIGYPAGMVLPDKHDIPLKD, encoded by the coding sequence ATGACATTGATAaacgaatgcctgaattgctctattttccgatggtcgggacagtactaccgacaacttagaggcctagctatgggacaaaggctggcacccactctcgccattgttttcatggccaagatcgaaaagccAATAATAGACCGGaaaccactgctgtattatcgttacatagatgattgctgCGTCTTCTGCTCAAAACAAGCAGAACTAGACacgtgcttcaatcttctcgATCAGCAGTGTCCGAACATTAGATTCACAAGGGAGAGACCAatagacaactggttggctttcttgaatgtgcacatttacttgcggaatgggatatgtgagactaagtggtaccggaaacccagtagcaaaaacatcttaatccactatctttcagcgcaacccagcaaaatgaaaaaatctgttataggtaacatgtacagaacGGCAGCAAGAGTCTtatcgagtagccaggaaaaaacatggtctgtaaatctggcccataaagtagcaatATCCATTGGGTACCCAGCTGGAatggtgctacccgacaagcacgACATCCCTCTCAAAGATTaa
- a CDS encoding hypothetical protein (NECATOR_CHRX.G24160.T1) codes for MFLFNVWVGRFLRKGDGEPLQMDGTTTTSRRHHRMDGEYVVDLCTSRAGGHGRFSCPPTMVFIHKKTIPMKEASGG; via the coding sequence atgttcctTTTCAACGTGTGGGTAGGTCGATTTTTGCGCAAAGGAGACGGTGAACCACTACAAATGGATGGCACTACCACGACGTCAAGGAGACACCACCGGATGGATGGCGAATACGTGGTCGATCTCTGCACGAGTCGCGCCGGTGGACATGGGCGATTctcatgtccaccgacgatggtCTTCATCCACAAAAAGAcaattcccatgaaagaggcaaGCGGCGGATAG